A region from the Agrobacterium cucumeris genome encodes:
- a CDS encoding fasciclin domain-containing protein — protein sequence MYNVSVRALTLAAALSIGMVSAYAANPKVGGAAMFEDKNIVENAMNSKDHTTLVAAVKAAGLVETLQGKGPFTVFAPTNEAFAALPKGAVDDLLKPENKEKLVKVLTCHVVAANALSPAIEKMIKDDKGEHDVKTVGGCVLKAKESMGKITLTDENGTVAHVTIADVKQSNGVIHVIDKVLLPKM from the coding sequence ATGTACAACGTTTCTGTTCGTGCCCTGACGCTGGCCGCAGCTCTTTCCATCGGCATGGTTTCCGCTTACGCGGCGAACCCCAAAGTTGGCGGCGCCGCAATGTTCGAGGACAAGAATATCGTTGAAAATGCGATGAACTCGAAAGACCACACAACGCTTGTCGCAGCGGTGAAGGCAGCCGGGCTTGTCGAAACACTGCAAGGAAAAGGTCCGTTCACGGTGTTTGCGCCGACCAACGAAGCTTTCGCTGCCCTCCCGAAGGGTGCGGTCGACGATCTTCTGAAGCCCGAGAACAAGGAGAAGCTGGTCAAAGTACTGACCTGCCACGTCGTTGCCGCCAATGCACTGTCACCGGCCATCGAAAAGATGATCAAGGACGACAAGGGTGAACATGACGTGAAGACCGTCGGCGGCTGTGTGCTCAAGGCCAAGGAAAGCATGGGCAAAATCACATTGACAGACGAGAATGGTACGGTTGCCCATGTAACCATCGCCGACGTCAAGCAATCCAATGGCGTCATTCATGTCATCGACAAGGTGTTGCTGCCGAAGATGTAG
- a CDS encoding deaminase yields the protein MTSHSLASRLLDVIEHDILPLTARGVSLGNKVFGAAILRKSDLSLVVAETNNELENPLWHGEVHTLKRFYELGEKPNTKDLIFLSTHEPCTMCMSAITWAGFDNFYSFFSHEDSRDAFAIPHDLKILKEVFGLEPGGYRRNNAFWNSFFIADLVEGEDDPLKTTLKVQTARIKATYDALSTSYQSSKSDNDIPLN from the coding sequence TTGACCAGCCACAGCCTCGCTTCCCGCCTTCTCGACGTCATCGAGCATGATATCCTGCCCTTGACGGCCCGCGGTGTGAGCTTGGGCAACAAGGTTTTCGGTGCGGCTATCCTGCGCAAATCCGACCTGTCTCTGGTGGTTGCCGAGACGAACAACGAACTCGAAAATCCCCTCTGGCACGGCGAAGTGCATACGCTGAAGCGGTTTTACGAGCTGGGAGAAAAGCCGAATACCAAGGATCTGATTTTCCTTTCCACCCATGAACCCTGCACCATGTGCATGTCGGCCATCACCTGGGCCGGATTCGACAATTTCTATTCCTTCTTCAGCCATGAGGATTCACGCGATGCTTTTGCAATCCCGCATGATCTGAAAATCCTGAAGGAGGTATTCGGGCTGGAGCCGGGCGGTTATCGCCGCAACAACGCGTTCTGGAACTCTTTCTTCATCGCCGATCTGGTTGAGGGCGAGGACGATCCGTTGAAAACCACCCTGAAGGTGCAGACGGCCCGTATCAAGGCAACTTACGATGCTCTCTCCACCAGCTATCAGTCATCGAAGAGCGACAACGATATTCCGCTGAACTAG
- the cysG gene encoding siroheme synthase CysG, whose protein sequence is MHNEHDFSAAGDRLSTFPAFFRVEGRQVTVFGNGDEAFAKVRLLANTNAHIVAYADQPEADFARYISENGIDHRALAFAAELIEGATLVFAATGDEALDREIVSAARAKKIPANAVDQPEFCDFFTPAIVARAPVAIAIGTEGAGPVLAQMIRARIDQMLSPSLGKLARLAVQYRDAAEENVPRGALRRNFWRRFFSGAVADAVALGDTSSARHAADRLLQSPERSEGRVWLVGAGPGAEDLLTLRAQRVLMEADVIVYDALVPQAIVDMGRRDAERLSVGKRKGCHSKSQEEINRLLVRLGRDGKRVVRLKSGDPLVYGRAGEEMAALRNAGIGYEIVPGITSAFAAAADFELPLTLRGVASSLIFTTGHDLTGDVLPDWARLAVSGATIAVYMGRSVAASVATRLIEAGLGVETTVAVIENASRADRRLLHGTLNDLPDLEHRDELTGPVMVIIGDAVAGANFDRSEALALSVQPADFKREYVNG, encoded by the coding sequence ATGCACAACGAACATGATTTTTCCGCAGCTGGCGATCGCCTTTCGACCTTTCCCGCTTTCTTCCGGGTTGAGGGGCGGCAGGTCACGGTCTTTGGAAATGGTGACGAGGCTTTCGCCAAGGTAAGGCTCCTCGCCAACACCAATGCGCATATCGTTGCTTACGCCGATCAGCCGGAGGCGGATTTTGCCCGCTATATCAGCGAAAATGGTATCGATCATCGTGCTTTGGCTTTCGCCGCTGAGCTGATCGAAGGCGCGACGCTGGTTTTTGCCGCCACCGGAGACGAGGCGCTCGACCGCGAAATCGTATCCGCCGCGCGTGCGAAGAAAATCCCCGCAAATGCGGTGGATCAACCGGAATTTTGCGATTTCTTCACCCCGGCGATTGTCGCCCGCGCACCCGTCGCCATCGCCATTGGCACGGAAGGGGCAGGGCCGGTGCTTGCCCAGATGATCCGCGCCCGCATCGACCAGATGTTGTCGCCGTCGCTCGGGAAACTCGCACGTCTTGCGGTGCAGTATCGTGATGCGGCCGAGGAGAATGTGCCCAGGGGCGCGTTGCGGCGCAATTTCTGGCGGCGGTTTTTTTCGGGTGCGGTTGCGGATGCTGTCGCTCTCGGGGACACCTCTTCCGCCCGTCATGCCGCAGATCGCCTGCTGCAATCGCCGGAACGCAGCGAAGGTCGCGTCTGGCTTGTTGGCGCCGGTCCCGGTGCGGAAGATCTGCTGACGCTGCGTGCACAGCGCGTGCTGATGGAAGCCGATGTGATCGTTTACGACGCACTTGTGCCGCAGGCGATTGTCGATATGGGCCGTCGCGATGCCGAAAGGCTGTCTGTTGGCAAGCGCAAGGGCTGCCACAGCAAGTCGCAGGAAGAGATTAACCGTCTGCTGGTGCGTCTTGGCCGGGATGGCAAACGCGTCGTGCGCCTCAAATCCGGCGATCCGCTGGTCTATGGCCGCGCAGGCGAGGAAATGGCGGCGCTGCGCAATGCCGGCATCGGTTACGAGATCGTGCCGGGCATCACCTCCGCCTTCGCCGCCGCTGCGGATTTCGAATTGCCACTGACGCTACGCGGTGTGGCTTCGTCGCTGATCTTCACCACCGGCCACGATCTGACCGGCGATGTTCTGCCCGATTGGGCCCGTCTTGCCGTTTCCGGCGCAACAATCGCCGTTTACATGGGCCGCAGCGTTGCCGCCTCGGTGGCGACGCGGCTGATCGAAGCGGGCCTGGGTGTGGAAACCACCGTCGCCGTTATTGAAAACGCCAGCCGCGCGGATCGTCGCCTGCTGCATGGCACATTGAACGATCTGCCCGACCTCGAACATCGCGATGAACTGACCGGCCCGGTCATGGTCATCATCGGTGATGCGGTGGCGGGCGCCAATTTCGACAGGTCCGAGGCGCTTGCACTGTCAGTGCAGCCGGCGGATTTCAAACGGGAGTACGTAAATGGTTGA
- a CDS encoding nitrite/sulfite reductase: MYRYDEFDHAFVEGRVAQFRDQVERRLSGELAEDAFKPLRLMNGVYLQLHAYMLRVAIPYGTLNSQQMRMLAHIARKYDRGYGHFTTRQNIQYNWPKLSDTPDILSELASVEMHALQTSGNCIRNVTADHFAGAAADEVADPRPYAEILRQWSSVHPEFSFLPRKFKIAVTGAERDRAAIQVHDIGLHLKKNDKGEIGFAVYVGGGQGRTPMIAKKIRDFLPEEDLLSYTTAIMRVYNLHGRRDNKYKARIKILVHETGAEELARQVEVEFAELKNTELKLPDADIAAISAYFAPPELKNRPEGWESLARWKKADEGFARFVDQNVQPHKHPDYGMVTISLKPIGGIPGDATDEQMELVADIAQEYAFDEIRISHEQNIILPHVALADLEPVYRALVGAGLATANAGLITDIIACPGLDYCALANARSIPVAQEISTRFGAPERQAEIGELKIKISGCINACGHHHVGHIGLLGVEKKGAELYQITLGGSGDENTSIGEIIGRGFEPDRVTDAIETIVDTYLRLRLSKEEIFLDAYRRIGPQPFKDALYGSAAEAA; this comes from the coding sequence ATGTACCGTTACGACGAGTTCGATCACGCATTTGTTGAAGGCCGCGTGGCGCAGTTTCGCGATCAGGTCGAGCGCCGGCTGTCCGGCGAGCTGGCCGAGGACGCATTCAAGCCGCTGCGCCTGATGAACGGCGTTTATCTTCAGTTGCATGCCTATATGCTGCGCGTCGCCATTCCCTACGGTACGCTGAATTCGCAACAAATGCGGATGCTGGCCCATATCGCCCGCAAATATGACCGGGGTTACGGCCACTTCACCACGCGCCAGAACATCCAGTATAACTGGCCGAAGCTATCAGATACGCCGGATATCCTGTCTGAACTGGCAAGCGTGGAAATGCACGCGCTGCAGACGTCGGGCAACTGCATTCGCAATGTCACCGCCGATCATTTCGCCGGCGCGGCAGCCGATGAGGTTGCCGATCCGCGCCCCTATGCGGAAATTCTGCGGCAATGGTCTTCCGTGCATCCGGAATTCTCGTTCCTGCCGCGCAAGTTCAAGATCGCGGTAACGGGTGCCGAGCGCGATCGCGCCGCCATTCAGGTCCATGATATCGGCCTGCATCTGAAAAAGAACGACAAGGGCGAGATCGGTTTTGCCGTTTATGTCGGTGGCGGGCAGGGCCGCACGCCGATGATCGCCAAGAAAATCCGCGATTTCCTGCCGGAAGAGGACCTGTTGTCCTACACCACGGCAATCATGCGCGTTTATAACCTGCACGGCCGCCGCGACAATAAATACAAGGCGCGCATCAAGATCCTCGTGCATGAAACCGGCGCGGAAGAACTGGCCCGCCAGGTCGAGGTCGAGTTCGCCGAGCTGAAAAACACCGAATTGAAGCTGCCGGATGCCGATATCGCGGCGATTTCCGCTTATTTCGCGCCGCCGGAACTGAAGAACCGCCCCGAAGGCTGGGAAAGCCTGGCGCGCTGGAAGAAGGCGGATGAGGGTTTTGCCCGTTTCGTTGACCAGAACGTCCAGCCGCACAAGCACCCCGATTACGGCATGGTGACGATTTCCCTGAAGCCGATTGGCGGCATTCCGGGTGATGCGACCGACGAGCAGATGGAACTCGTCGCTGATATCGCCCAGGAATACGCTTTCGACGAAATCCGCATCAGCCACGAGCAGAACATCATCCTGCCGCATGTGGCGCTGGCCGATCTGGAACCGGTCTATCGTGCACTGGTGGGTGCTGGCCTTGCGACCGCCAATGCAGGGCTGATCACCGATATCATTGCCTGTCCCGGGCTGGACTACTGCGCGCTTGCCAATGCACGCTCCATTCCGGTGGCGCAGGAAATTTCCACCCGTTTCGGTGCTCCGGAGCGTCAGGCGGAAATCGGTGAACTGAAGATCAAGATTTCCGGCTGTATCAATGCCTGCGGCCATCACCATGTCGGTCATATCGGCCTGCTGGGCGTGGAGAAAAAGGGAGCCGAGCTCTACCAGATCACGCTCGGTGGATCGGGTGACGAAAACACCTCGATCGGTGAGATCATCGGCCGTGGTTTCGAGCCGGACAGGGTAACCGACGCCATTGAAACAATCGTCGATACCTATCTGCGGCTTCGCCTGTCGAAAGAGGAAATTTTCCTCGATGCCTATCGCCGTATCGGACCGCAGCCTTTCAAGGATGCGCTCTACGGTTCCGCCGCCGAAGCCGCCTGA
- a CDS encoding DUF934 domain-containing protein: MTKIWNRDGFVENDPWVIETEEVKAAAAQKPLLPLADFLIRAAESNDVGLGVLIAPADDVTRLEPYLDRIDLVAVSFPAFNDGRGFSHASLLRNRLGFRGEVRAVGDVLIDQVPPMLRTGFTSFAVTNGTAIRRLSENRLPEIPVYYQPTARPAAGGEAYSWRRRASL; encoded by the coding sequence ATGACGAAAATCTGGAACCGCGACGGCTTCGTGGAAAACGATCCCTGGGTGATCGAAACTGAAGAGGTGAAAGCTGCAGCCGCGCAAAAGCCGCTGCTGCCGCTCGCGGATTTCCTCATTCGTGCGGCGGAAAGCAACGATGTAGGCCTGGGCGTGCTGATTGCGCCGGCCGACGATGTCACCCGCCTCGAGCCCTACCTTGACCGTATCGACCTTGTGGCCGTGAGTTTTCCGGCCTTCAACGATGGCCGGGGTTTCAGCCACGCTTCGCTGCTGCGCAACCGCCTGGGTTTTAGAGGTGAGGTGAGGGCAGTCGGCGACGTGCTGATCGACCAGGTGCCGCCGATGCTGCGCACCGGCTTTACCAGTTTTGCAGTGACGAACGGCACGGCGATCCGCCGCCTGTCCGAAAATCGCCTGCCGGAAATCCCGGTTTATTACCAGCCGACGGCCCGGCCGGCGGCGGGCGGCGAGGCTTATAGCTGGCGTCGGCGTGCGTCCCTGTGA
- a CDS encoding ferredoxin--NADP reductase: MNAPAKTEDFAIKIPDGVYAETVLSVEHYTDHLFRFRMTRPAGFRFRSGEFAMIGLMVGEKPIYRAYSIASPAWDEELEFFSIKVPDGPLTSHLQAIKPGDTVLMRKKPTGTLVLDALTPGKRLYMFSTGTGIAPFASLIRDPETYEKFEEVILTHTCRDVAELKYGFDLVEEIRNHEFLNEIVGDKLKHYATVTREDYPFKGRITTLIENGKLFADLGVPALDPEIDRGMICGSSAMLKDTKELLEKAGLNEGANNKPAEFVIERAFVG; this comes from the coding sequence ATGAACGCGCCAGCCAAGACGGAAGATTTCGCGATCAAGATACCTGATGGTGTTTACGCCGAGACGGTTTTATCCGTGGAGCACTATACGGATCACCTGTTCCGTTTCCGCATGACACGTCCTGCCGGTTTCCGTTTCCGCTCCGGTGAGTTCGCCATGATCGGCCTGATGGTCGGAGAAAAGCCGATTTACCGCGCTTATTCCATCGCCAGCCCCGCCTGGGATGAGGAACTGGAATTCTTCTCGATCAAGGTTCCAGACGGCCCACTGACTTCTCATCTTCAGGCGATCAAGCCCGGCGATACGGTTCTGATGCGCAAGAAGCCGACAGGCACGCTGGTTCTTGATGCGCTGACACCCGGCAAACGGCTCTACATGTTCTCGACCGGCACCGGCATTGCGCCTTTTGCAAGCCTGATCCGTGACCCCGAGACCTATGAGAAGTTTGAAGAGGTCATCCTCACCCATACCTGCCGTGATGTTGCAGAGCTGAAATACGGCTTCGATCTGGTTGAGGAAATCCGCAACCACGAATTCCTGAACGAAATCGTCGGCGACAAGCTCAAGCATTATGCGACGGTGACCCGTGAGGATTACCCCTTCAAGGGCCGTATCACCACGCTGATCGAAAACGGCAAGCTGTTTGCCGATCTTGGCGTGCCGGCGCTTGATCCGGAAATTGATCGCGGCATGATCTGCGGTTCCTCGGCCATGCTGAAGGACACCAAGGAATTGCTTGAAAAGGCCGGCCTGAATGAAGGCGCCAACAACAAGCCCGCTGAATTTGTGATCGAGCGCGCTTTCGTCGGCTGA
- the mazG gene encoding nucleoside triphosphate pyrophosphohydrolase, with product MEASKDISRLIEIMEALRQPETGCPWDIVQTFETIKPYTIEEAYEVADAIERKDTDDLCDELGDLLLQVVFHARIAEEMGEFAFGDVVQAVTSKMIRRHPHVFAVSSADTPETVKLQWDQIKAEEKRERAERRARRGITEDFKAGFLGGIQRSQPALTEALKLQEQAARVGFDWSDPAPILDKIEEEIAELREALAEGRPEKVSDELGDLIFALVNIGRHVKADPENALRGTNTKFRRRFNHIETSLHDNGETLQAASLERMEDLWQAAKRIERSLDVVPS from the coding sequence ATGGAAGCCTCGAAGGATATTTCCCGCCTGATCGAGATCATGGAGGCGCTCCGCCAGCCGGAAACCGGTTGCCCGTGGGATATCGTTCAGACCTTCGAGACGATCAAGCCTTACACCATCGAAGAGGCCTATGAAGTTGCCGATGCCATCGAGCGCAAGGATACGGACGATCTTTGCGACGAGCTGGGCGACCTTCTCCTGCAGGTGGTTTTCCATGCCCGCATCGCAGAGGAAATGGGCGAATTCGCTTTCGGTGACGTGGTGCAGGCCGTCACTTCGAAGATGATCCGTCGTCACCCGCATGTTTTCGCCGTCTCCAGTGCCGACACACCGGAAACGGTCAAGCTGCAATGGGACCAGATCAAGGCTGAAGAAAAACGTGAGCGTGCGGAGCGCCGTGCGCGCCGGGGTATTACCGAGGATTTCAAGGCTGGTTTTCTGGGCGGCATACAGCGCAGCCAGCCGGCGCTGACCGAGGCTTTGAAGCTGCAGGAACAGGCGGCGCGCGTTGGTTTCGACTGGTCGGACCCGGCGCCCATCCTCGACAAGATCGAAGAGGAAATCGCCGAGCTGCGCGAGGCACTGGCGGAAGGCAGGCCGGAGAAGGTCTCGGACGAACTTGGCGACCTGATCTTCGCGCTGGTCAATATCGGCCGCCACGTCAAGGCTGATCCGGAAAATGCTCTGCGCGGCACCAACACGAAATTCCGCAGACGTTTCAATCACATAGAAACATCGCTCCACGATAATGGCGAGACGCTTCAAGCGGCGAGCCTCGAGAGGATGGAAGACCTCTGGCAGGCGGCAAAACGCATCGAGCGGTCGCTTGATGTGGTTCCGTCCTGA
- a CDS encoding DUF2849 domain-containing protein, with protein MVDKVLTANRLGDGIAVWLDANGDWTENLQGAIVARHAEAVASFEEIGKRDFSANKVVDVAIVDVVEENGKLWPTRLRERIRAAGPTVHYATGFKPADAAFIAV; from the coding sequence ATGGTTGACAAGGTTTTGACCGCCAATCGTCTGGGCGATGGTATCGCCGTCTGGCTCGACGCCAATGGTGACTGGACGGAGAACCTGCAGGGCGCCATCGTTGCCCGCCATGCGGAGGCCGTCGCTTCGTTCGAGGAAATCGGCAAGCGTGATTTTTCCGCCAACAAGGTGGTCGATGTGGCCATCGTTGACGTGGTGGAGGAAAATGGCAAGCTCTGGCCGACCCGGCTTCGCGAGCGTATCCGCGCTGCCGGCCCCACCGTGCACTATGCCACCGGCTTCAAGCCGGCCGATGCAGCATTTATCGCAGTCTGA
- a CDS encoding endonuclease/exonuclease/phosphatase family protein → MRLICLNGWGGKLHDELVPYLSSSDPDILCLQEVVHKPDATQDWLSYRDHGIDLPQRANFLRDIADALPDHLAVFCPAAQGDLWDGDIRYPSQWGLATFVRRSIAIVAQAQGFVHGTFSADGYGDHPRSRTAHAIRIFDFTTGQPAVIAHMHGLRDPEGKHDSPARLAQAKRLVQLVRNIAEAGDRIIVCGDFSVLPDSETFAVLRELDLTELVTTRGFNDTRTSHYTKQNRYADYMLVNPAVKIDRFDVVTQPEVSDHCPLLLEFR, encoded by the coding sequence ATGCGTCTGATCTGCCTGAACGGCTGGGGCGGGAAGCTCCATGACGAGCTTGTTCCCTATCTCTCCTCTTCCGATCCCGATATCCTGTGTCTGCAGGAAGTGGTGCATAAGCCTGATGCCACGCAGGACTGGCTGTCCTATCGCGATCACGGCATAGACCTGCCGCAGAGGGCGAATTTCCTGCGGGATATCGCAGACGCCCTGCCCGATCACTTGGCGGTTTTCTGCCCGGCAGCGCAGGGTGATCTCTGGGACGGTGACATACGATACCCGTCGCAATGGGGGCTGGCGACCTTCGTGCGTAGATCCATTGCCATTGTCGCGCAGGCGCAGGGTTTCGTTCACGGCACCTTTTCAGCCGATGGATATGGCGACCACCCGAGATCGCGGACCGCCCATGCCATTCGTATTTTCGATTTCACAACCGGCCAGCCCGCCGTCATCGCCCACATGCACGGCCTGCGAGACCCCGAAGGCAAACACGACAGCCCCGCGCGTCTGGCCCAGGCGAAGCGCCTCGTCCAGCTGGTCAGAAATATCGCCGAGGCGGGTGACCGGATTATCGTCTGCGGCGACTTCAGTGTTTTGCCCGACAGCGAGACTTTTGCCGTTCTGAGAGAACTCGATCTCACGGAGTTGGTCACGACGCGCGGCTTTAACGACACGCGGACTTCGCATTACACCAAGCAGAACCGTTATGCGGATTACATGCTGGTCAATCCGGCTGTGAAGATCGACCGTTTCGACGTTGTGACGCAGCCGGAGGTTTCGGATCATTGCCCGCTGCTGCTTGAATTCAGATAG
- a CDS encoding MFS transporter, giving the protein MTTIGVSTPHGGLPSGGLPRSGGISDRTLFALAALNFFLADARDGLGPFLDAFLATKGWSSLSLGMIATVGGLVGLLATPLCGALVDGTTWKRMLIAIPVVLVTIGALITLIFPDAWIVWTGQIMTAVVGAVVGPALAGLTLGLVGERLFSHQISRNEFWNHGGNFASLFATYVVVTFFGMNGIIGLMLLTAAGALVATAAIDPDRIDHKAARGLAEDKGEPGPSGIRVLLHERGLIFLAIILLVFHFGNAPMGRLIAQDFAIELQTPFRTTAIITGVAQFAMIFVAAMAPWLIRRFGLSTVFIIALVALPIRGLLASAFTDFWVVFPVQFLDGVGAGLLGIVTPVAVERILKGTGRFNVGLASVMMVQGIGASFSNVVAGWLVTKGGYSLSHLVGGGIAAIAIGLFVLYRNEIAPKQDDDSVSR; this is encoded by the coding sequence ATGACGACTATTGGCGTTTCGACTCCGCATGGTGGTCTTCCTTCGGGCGGTCTGCCGCGCAGCGGTGGCATCTCAGACCGCACGCTTTTTGCCCTTGCAGCATTGAACTTTTTCCTCGCCGATGCCCGCGACGGTCTCGGTCCGTTTCTGGATGCATTTCTGGCGACAAAGGGCTGGTCTTCGCTCTCGCTGGGCATGATCGCCACGGTGGGTGGCCTTGTCGGTCTGCTTGCGACACCGCTCTGCGGTGCCCTTGTTGATGGCACAACATGGAAGAGGATGCTGATTGCCATCCCTGTCGTTCTCGTGACCATCGGCGCGCTGATCACGCTGATCTTTCCGGATGCCTGGATCGTCTGGACCGGGCAGATCATGACGGCGGTCGTCGGCGCCGTGGTCGGTCCAGCACTTGCCGGCCTCACACTGGGTCTTGTCGGCGAGCGCCTGTTTTCCCATCAGATCTCGCGCAACGAATTCTGGAACCACGGCGGCAATTTCGCGTCGCTTTTTGCGACTTATGTGGTCGTCACGTTCTTCGGCATGAATGGGATTATTGGCCTGATGCTGCTGACCGCTGCAGGCGCTCTGGTCGCGACGGCGGCGATTGATCCTGACAGGATAGATCACAAGGCTGCGCGTGGTCTTGCCGAAGACAAGGGAGAGCCCGGGCCATCCGGAATAAGGGTTCTGCTGCACGAACGCGGGCTGATCTTTCTCGCCATCATTCTGCTCGTCTTCCATTTTGGCAACGCGCCCATGGGTCGATTGATCGCACAGGATTTCGCCATCGAACTGCAAACGCCCTTCCGCACCACAGCCATCATCACCGGCGTCGCGCAATTCGCGATGATTTTCGTCGCTGCAATGGCGCCGTGGCTGATACGCCGTTTCGGTCTTTCGACGGTGTTTATCATCGCGCTCGTCGCCCTGCCCATACGCGGCCTTCTCGCTTCGGCCTTTACGGATTTCTGGGTCGTTTTTCCGGTGCAGTTTCTTGACGGCGTTGGCGCCGGTCTGCTCGGCATCGTTACACCTGTCGCGGTGGAAAGAATCTTGAAGGGGACCGGCCGTTTTAACGTCGGCCTTGCCAGCGTCATGATGGTTCAGGGCATTGGCGCATCATTCAGCAATGTCGTGGCAGGCTGGCTGGTGACGAAGGGTGGTTATTCGCTATCGCATCTCGTCGGCGGCGGCATCGCGGCGATTGCCATCGGACTGTTCGTTCTCTATCGCAATGAAATCGCACCGAAACAGGATGATGACAGCGTTTCTCGATAG